tcttgaggtcctgatagtggctgagtttttcctgttgtttttcgtcaatgcgactgtcacctgggatggcaacatcaatgatccaaaccttgttcttttccacaactgtgatgtctggtgtgttgtgttccagaacttggtcagtctggattcggaagtcccacagtatcttcttcttcttcttcttcttcttcttcttcttcttcttcttcttcttcttattattattattattattattattattattattattattatttagcaaggGCTTAGGGTTGCCACATGTGGCCTTTAGTATCATCAGACAATATGGAGCAAATGCCATATTCACTTCTATGGACTTCTAACTCAagctgactcaagcctcaacaggaTTCTACTGACTCAAGTCTCAACTGACTTAACTGATTCCAATTGACTTCTGATTCAAACACAGATTTGTTCTGTAGTATCCTTTTATTTAAGGAAGATCAACCACCTGAATTCCCTTGgctagttccaactagagtaggGAATAAatagagaaattattattattattattattattattattattattattattattattattattttatgacacagcaaacaagatagatatgctggatttcgtatcacaaatacgaatatgtttaataggcttttccttaatccctccttattatccaacagattcgcttatccaacgttctgctggcccgtttatgttgaataagtgactCTAccctatctatttttatttctgaaatttaccaccttcggcttatactggagtcaatgttttccccaggttttttgtggtaaaattagatgcctcggcttattttcgggtcggcttatactcgagtatatacggtatattatattatctatgtAATGTAAAAtgtatcaggcatggacaaacctttgaagaacaattttaaccaacataaacttaatagtatttcagtggaagaccccaggagccatccagtccaacccccttttgccatgcaggaaaagtacaatcaaagcgcctccaacagatggccacctagactttgtaataataataataataataataataataataataataataatcatcatcatcatcatcatcatcatatcctcagctgctgtaagaaaatcgcacagacagactacaaacagaggcacaactatgtggcccaaatgattcattggaacttatgcctcaagtaccacctcccagtagcaaagaactggtgggatcacaaacctgcaaaagtattggagaatgagcacgcaaagatactatgggacttccgaatccagactgacaaagttctggaacacaacacaccagacatcacagttgtggaaaagaacaaggtttggatcattgatgtcgccatcccaggtgacagtcgcatagatgaaaaacaacaggaaaaactcagccgctatcaggacctcaagattgaacttcaaagactctggcagaaaccagtgcaggtggtcccggtggtgatgggcacactgggtgctgtgccaaaagatctcagccggcatttggaaacaatagacattgccaaattacgatctgccaactgcaaaaggccaccctactgggatctgcacacatcatcagaaaatacatcacacagtcctagacacttgggaagtgttcgacttgtggttttgcgaaacgaaatccagcatatctatcttgtttgctgtgtcatacaataaaataacaacaacaacaacaacaacaacaacaacagaatcctGAGGGGCTACCACAAGGGCTCCgcgaagcacagtttgagaaccactggtgtagggaATATAAAGGGATCATGAATGTGTCTACATTAAAATATTAGTTTTACCTTGACCCAGCCGCTGTGAGttctgctgctcctgctgctgctgatgcCGCCGGGCCAATTTCTTCAtctgaaaaggaaaggaaatggaaGAATAAACAGAACTACCCATTCCAAACTGTATCCTCGAGCTGCTACATTTCTATATTTCCCCATCTCATTCTTCCTTTTCCAGCCAGATCTTACCTTTGCTCTCTGATTCTGAAACCACACTTGGACAACACGAACGCTGAGCCCAGTTTCAGCGGCGAGCGTCTCTCTGACCTGCAGAGAAAGGAAACAGAATGAGTTatagcaatggttcccaatcttcttttgaccagggaccatttgatcAAGGACCgattggaccagggaccacttatcCAGAGACCACTCAGACCGGGGACCACCCTCCAACATTAGCATCAAAAGAGGTACGAGTAAGTTTGGGTCAATTTTAGGTTTGATTTAATTATTTGGGATcctgattctgaaaattgcactggatagaccacatcagttctagtttctgatacaaaacatatgcatcCAATAGTTGCCATTTGCTcccccacagaaaatcatatttaatataatctagagctgatgtagtctatctaatgcatttttctggatcagcatcccaaataaccccaggaatatgTCTAAAAATGGAGAACTCCGGCTTCTATGGGCCACATGAAATTGTTCCGcttggggaaggaggaggaggagaagcagcagtcaggaggccttttgtgggtagtcagcctctcccctcccaacatcccctgaAATGTAGTGAGGGAAACGCCGACTCTGAATCAGGACATTGATTCTACCAGTCCATTAATATCTACTTTGAAGGATTACAATGTTCTTCTACTCCAGTGGCTCCCAAGCTTTGGGCTTCCCaacttttggacttcagttcccacagttgGTTGGTTACAGTGTGCTCCTACTccggtggttctcaaactttgggcTTCCCAACTtctggacctcagctcccacagTTGGTTGGTTACAATGTTCTCCTATTctggtggttcccaaactttggtcttcccaacctttggacttcagctcccacagttggTTGGTTACAATGTTCTTCTACCCCAATGGttgccaacctttggtcttcccaacttttggacttcagctcccacagttggTTGGTTACAATGTCCTTctactccagtggttcccaacctttgggctttccaacttttggacttcagctcccacagatgGTTGGTTACAATGTCCTTctactccagtggttcccaagctttgggcTTTCcaacttttggacttcagctcccacagatgGTTGGTTACAATGTTCTTctactccagtggttcccaagctttgggcTTCCcaacttttggacttcagctcccacagttggTTGGTTACAACGTCCTTctactccagtggttcccaagctttgggcTTTCcaacttttggacttcagctcccagttgGTTGGCTACAATGTTCTCCTACTCCGGTGGTTCGcaagctttggacttcagctcccacagttcctaacagctggtaagctgtctgggatttctgggacctgaaatccaaaatacctggagcttcaaaggttggaaaccactgttctacTGCTGCAGAACCTGATTTTGGGACCTTCCAAACACAGTTCAAATGATGGGTTTTGCTAAGATCTCAGGAATACAGTAATGCATTCCTGAGACATGCCAAGGTGTTGCCACCAAAAATCCATACCTTCCGACAAGGTTTGGAAGACACTTCAAACGACGCTTTGAAAGCTCTCCTCTGCTGCGTTGTGAGTATCGTCCGTGGCCGCTTGGGCCTCCTTGGATCCTTCCCATCGTCACCGCCCTTCCCTGGGTTTGTTTGGCCTTTGGTTGGTTTGACATCCCCATCTTCGTCATCACTTTTCACTGTGGACCAAGGAAAAACAGATCAAGATGACGTAGGTTGTGATCTTATTGGTGTTTTATgcctacactagctgtgcccggccacgcgttgctgtggcgaagtctggtggtctgggaaataaagtattgaggaattggtggtagttaaggtcacgGGTAAACGCTTTCCCCTGAAattaggtccagtcgtgtctgactcagggggttggtgctcatctccatttctaagctgaagagccaatgttgtccgtagatcattgtgatattttagtggtaaatttgtaaatacagtacagtagagtctcacttatccaacataaacgggctggcagaatgttggataagcaaatatgttggataataaggaggcactaaggaaaagcctattaaacatcaaattatgattttacaaatgaagcaccaaaacatcatgttagacaacaaatttggcagaaaaagtagttctatacacagtaatgctatgtagtaattactgtatttatgaatttagcaccaaaatatcacgatatattgaaaacattgactccaaaaatgcattggataatccaaaatgttggataagcgaatgttggataagtgagactctactgtaattactacattactgcgcatggaactactttttctgtcaaatttgttgtataatatgatgttttagtgcttaatttgtataacaatgacctaatttgatatttaatcggcttttcctgaatcctttcttattatccaacatattcacttatcctgccggcctgtttatgttggataagtgagactctactgtatattgataatcttatattatctgcttagaactggattatccgaggccccttcttcacagctgtataaaatgcacactgaagtggattatatggcagtgtggagtcaagataatccagtgcaaagcagataatataagattataaatgggtaatatagctgtgttgaagggccttgagtctacactgccatataatccagtgcaaattagataatctgtggaagaagcctaagtgaggcctaaatctgcctgtcccctaactgaaccctggctgttccttggctgagttggttgctaggagaccaagtgggcagagattagccctctaaactgacagcaattggataaaaacaattattgctctccctctaattaggactttatttttcttttctttttgttgtatcaaccttgaggcgtggatgatgggttgtgttgtcaaattttgaggttgggggggcctgtacttttgttgttttgtgaattgctgtgatgccatcactcttttatatatatagataaatgggttatatagctgtgttgaagggccttgagtctacactgccatataatccagtgcaaattagataatctgtggaagaagcctaagtgaggcctaaatctgcctgtcccctaactgaaccctggctatcccttggctgagttggttgctaggagaccaagtgggcagagattagccctctaaactgacagcaattggataaaaacaattattgctctccctctaattaggactttatttttcttttctttttgttgtatcaacctagaggcgtggatgaggggttgtgctgtcaattttcgagattgtggggtgtttacttttgttgttttgtccgctgccgtgatgccatcactcttttatatatatagattgcttggtggccaactatagtctggccctccaacggtctgaaggatcgtgaactggccccctgttttaaaagtttggggacccctggcctaagggctaatcaataaaactttcttcttcttcaattttcgaggttgtggggtgtttaattttgttgttttgtgggtcaccgtgatgccatcactcatttatatatatagatgatgtttCCCCATGGTTGGTCAACTTCTGCACTTACCCGAATCGGAGTCGTCGGGACTGACGGAGCTGAGCAAATCCTTCTCCTTCTCGTAGTCGCTCTTGCAGAGCAACTGGCCTTCCTTCAGCACAAATTCATCCCCTTTCCGCAGTTGCCGCTCGCAGACACAGCAACAGAAGCAGCCCAGGTGGTAGACGCACTCCAGGGCCCGCATCACAAACTCGGTGGGGGCAATCTTCTCCATGCAGCCGCTGCACTTGGCAGCAAAGAGTCTGTCaaacaggaggaggaagagcaaagAGGGAAacattagatcaggggtccccaaactaaggcccgcaggccggatgcagccctccaaggccatttgcctggcccccgccctcagttttataatataatatattgtatatacatataatattgataataatattataatgtaatacaatataacactaataataataccttataataatattaattatatattctatattacatataatattacatataatattacagtatagtggtatagttcaatatagtaatatataatgctaatattgtgctatgctaataatataatatattgtatgtacatataatttgtaagccactctgagtcccctttggggtgagaagggtgtgatacaaatgtagtaaataaatgcagtaaataaataaataataaatactgtttattgttgtactgtttattttatgtaatgtattattatgtaattgtattatgttatggtttattgtattgtcttgggcatggccccatgtaagccgccccgagtccccattggggagatggtggcggggtataaataaagttttattattattattattattattattattattaaataaataaattttagacttaggctcgcccaaagtctgaaatgacttgaaggcacacaacaacaacaacaacaacaacaacaacaacaaccctaattaacttgactatctcattggccataagcaggaccacacttcccattgaaatcctgataaatgtatgttggttaaaattgtttttatttttaaatattgtattgctttttcattcttatttcattgttcttgttcttgtcgttgtttttgcactacaaataagacatgtgtagtgtacatcggaatttgtttgtattttttttttcaaatgataatttggcccctcaacagtttgaaggattgtggactggccctctgcataaaaagtttggagacccctggtatagtggtatagttcaatatagtaatatataatgctaatattgtgctatgctaataatataatatattgtatgcacatataatttgtaagccactctgagtcccctttggggtgagaagggtgtgatacaaatgtagtaaataaatgcagtaaataaataaataataaataaataaattttagacttaggctcgcccaaagtctgaaatgacttgaaggcacacaacaacaacaacaacaacaaccctaattaacttggctatctcattggccataagcaggcccacacttcccattgaaatcctgataaatgtatgttggttaaaattgtttttattttaaaataatgtattgttctttcattgttgttgttgttgttattgtttttgcactacaaataagacatgtgcagtgtgcatcggaatttgtttgtattttttttttcaaatgataatccggcccctcaacagtctgaaggattgtggaccggccctcggcttaaaaagtttgaggacccctgctc
This genomic window from Anolis carolinensis isolate JA03-04 unplaced genomic scaffold, rAnoCar3.1.pri scaffold_7, whole genome shotgun sequence contains:
- the lmx1b gene encoding LIM homeobox transcription factor 1-beta isoform X3 gives rise to the protein MRVNDSSWHEECLHCAVCQQALTTSCYFRDRKLYCKQDYQQLFAAKCSGCMEKIAPTEFVMRALECVYHLGCFCCCVCERQLRKGDEFVLKEGQLLCKSDYEKEKDLLSSVSPDDSDSVKSDDEDGDVKPTKGQTNPGKGGDDGKDPRRPKRPRTILTTQQRRAFKASFEVSSKPCRKVRETLAAETGLSVRVVQVWFQNQRAKMKKLARRHQQQQEQQNSQRLGQEVMSNRMEGMMTSYTPLAPPQQQIVAMDQSTYATDPFQQGLTPPQMPGDHMNPYGNDSIFHDIDSDTSLTSLSDCFLASSEVNSMQARVGNPIDRLYSMQSSYFAS